The DNA sequence TTTGGTACGCCCGACAGGATTCGAACCTGTGGCCTGCGGATTAGAAGTCCGCTGCTCTATCCAGCTGAGCTACGGGCGCACCGTAACGGATATGTGCATCCGCGGGGCATTTGTGTGCCCCACGGCATTTGGTACGCCCCCCGGGAATCGAACCCGGAACCTACGGATTAAGAGTCCGTTGCTCTGCCAATTGAGCTAGGAGCGCATTGTGGGGTGGGAGACCGGACTTGAACCGGCGACCACCTGATCCACAATCAGGGGCTCTACCAACTGAACTACTCCCACCATCGAAGCCCGCTGATTCTATTGTAAACGGTGTTCTTCGTCAAGGATATTTACTATGATTCTGCTGACTTGTGTAATTCAAAAATAGAGATAACCTGACTTTAATGTAATCCTGTACGGAGCTGAAAGATGAAATGCCCCCGTTGTTCAAGCATTGACGACAGAGTCATTGATTCCCGCGCAGTAAGGGATGGTGAAGCCACACGCAGAAGACGCGAGTGTTCTGAGTGCGGATACAGGTTCACTACTTACGAGTACATTGAAAGATCATTTCCTGTTGTTGTCAAGAACGATGGTCGGAGAGAGCCTTTTGATCGTCATAAACTTGAAAAAGGTATTGAAAGGGCATGTGAAAAGAGACCTGTAGCTGCAGAGGATTTACAGGATCTGGTAGACAGGATAATCGCGAAAGTAACTGAGGAATTTCCGGATGAAGTTACGGGCAAATTCATTGGTGAATGTGCTATGGAGTTCCTGCAGGAAGTTGATCAGGTAGCATATGTTCGATTCGCAAGTGTTTACAGACAGTTCAAGGATGTGTCTCAGTTCAAGGAAGAACTGGACAGACTTCTGAAAGATTAGTTTTATTAAAGATTATTTAACAGCAATACGCAATGCAGCACACAGGGGAGGCGTATGAGCAGAGCAAGAACATTCAGCGGAGGTACTCATCCTCCAGGGAACAAAGGACTATCATCCGGCGAATCGATCAGGAAAATTCCTGCTCCCGATATTGTCAGGATACCTTTATGTCAGCATCTTGGCGCTCCATCAAAACCTGTTGTTAAAAAGGGTGATATCGTAATCAGGGGACAGGAGATCGGCGCTCAGAACGGTTTCATCAGTTTGCCGACCCATTCCTCTGTTAACGGAACGGTAACAGGTATTGAGGATTATCCAATGCCTCACAGGAGGAGCGGTCCTGTTGTAGTAATCGAGACTGAATCCGAAGAGGGTGGTCAGATTTTCGAGAAATGGGATGATTTTCACGATCACTCGCCAGCCGAGATTATCGAAAGAGTCAAACAGGCTGGTATTTCAGGAATGGGTGGCGCATGTTTCCCCACCTATGTGAAGCTTTCCCCTCCTCCCGATAAGAAGATTGATACTCTGCTGATAAACGGAGTGGAATGTGAACCATATCTTACGGCTGATGACCGGCTTATGCTGGAAAGACCGGACGATATCATTCTGGGTATGGAGATACTTGCATACACTCTGGGTGTTCAGCGATGTGTAATCGGAATTGAAGTCAATAAGCCGAAGGCAATTGATGTCATGGAGAAAAAAGGTATCAGTGTTCTGCCTTTGAAGGTTAAATATCCGCAGGGAGCGGAGAAGCAGCTCATTGATGCCGCAACCGGCAGGGAAGTTCCCGCCGGAGGGCTTCCTCTGGATATTGGAGTCGTTGTTCAGAATGTCGCAACTGCAGCCGCGGTTGCCGGTGCTGTTCGAGATGGTGAACCTTCGATCAGAAGGATAATTACAGTAACAGGTAAAGGGGTCTCCTCTCCATGCAACTATGATGCCTGTATTGGAACACTGTTCACTGATCTCATAGAAGAATCAGGCGGATATTCCGGTGATGTTGAGAGATTGATCAGCGGTGGACCGATGATGGGTATTGCTCTTTACACCGATGGTGTTCCGGTGACCAAGGGCACAAGTGGTGTTCTTGCTCTATCCCCTCAGGAGGTCAGAGATATAGCGGAGGGTCCTTGTATCAGATGCGGCAAATGTGTGGACATCTGTCCTCTTAAGCTCGTTCCCAGCATGATTGCCACAGCAGCTGAGAACGACCGATGGGGAATGGCAAAGGAATACGGTGCATTGAACTGCATGGCATGTGGATCGTGCAGTTATGTATGTCCGGCAGGAAGATACCTCGTTCATTATATCAAGAAGGCTCAGGACGCTATACGATCCGGCCAGGGAGAGGGGGCATAAATGGAACACAAACGATTTGAACTTGCAATGTCACCCCATGTTGGCACGCACCAGAATACAAGGAAGATCATGTTCGATGTGATTATAGCCCTGCTTCCTGCGCTGGCAGCCGCGACCTGGTTCTTCGGGCCGGGGGCACTGCTGCTTGTTGCTTTGAGTGTGGCAACAGCTGTGCTGGCGGAGTATCTGTGTCTGAAGTTCATGAAGAGGCCTGTCAGCTTTGCGTTCGATGGCAGCGCCATTGTAACCGGTATTCTTCTGGCGTACAATGTACCACCAGGTGTTCCATGGTGGCTGCCGGTTCTGGGATCTGCCTTTGCGATTGTTGTTGCCAAGCAGGCTTTCGGAGGCCTTGGGCATAATATCGTGAATCCCGCTCTTCTTGGTCGTGCTTTTCTGATGGCAAGTTTTCCAATTCTGATGACCGCCGGATGGACAGCACCTGAAGAGTGGAGAAACGAACAGAATAATCCCTGGGAGACAAACGGAATCGTGCAGGAAGAATTACTGGAAATGCCGAATGCTGATGCGATTTCCGGAGCTACTCCTCTGAACGTTCTGAAACAGAGTTTTGATCTGGACAAAAGCGCTGATCTTGCAAATGAAGAGGGCAACCATGCAGAAGCTGTTGAACTTGAAGCAAGAGCGTCCAGCATACGTCACGCATTGTCGCAGAAATCCACCTATCTTAATCTCCTTGTTGGAAGGAGAGGGGGATGCATTGGTGAAACCTCTGTTCTGCTTCTTCTTGCCGGAGCGCTGTTCCTTATTATCAGAGGTGTTCTTGAAATCAGGCTTCCTCTGAGTTATCTGGGAACTGTGGCTCTTTTTGCCTGGGTATTCGGAGGCAGCGGGTGGTTTAACGGTGATCCTCTTTTCCATGTTCTCGCAGGTGGAGTTATCCTGGGGGGATTTTTCATGGTTTCGGATATGGTGACAACCCCTGTGACACCAAAAGGAAGGATCATATTCGGAGTTGGAGCGGGACTGTTAACAATGGTTATCAGGAGATGGGGCGGATATCCGGAGGGATGTTCATACTCAATACTCCTTATGAATCTTGTGACTCCTCTGATTGATCGATTTACCAGGCCAAAGATTTTCGGGGAGGTGAAAGAGAATGATTGAAATGCTTAAACTGGGTCTTGTGCTGATGCTTGTAGCTCTTATTGCCGCGGTGGCTCTTGGAATTGTGAACAGCCGTACCGCACCAATAATCGAAATACAGCAGGAACTCGAGAAACAGAACGCCATGTCCGAAGTAGCCGCAATCCTCATGCCCGATGACAGCCTGGCTTTTGATTCTCTTTCAATAAGCAATCTCGAAAATCCCTATTCCTCATGCGATGAGCTGCTGCAGGTCGTAAAAGTATACGTGCCTCCTGATACATCAAGAATCGGTTACGTATTCATAGCCTACGGGAAGGGTTATTCAAGCACATTACAGACGATGGTGGCAATTCGAATGGATGGAAGAGTAGCCGGTACAATAATTCTAAACCAGCAGGAAACCCCCGGTCTCGGGGCGAATATCGTCATACCCTCCAAACTGATTGAGCATCTGATCGGAATGACAGGTCCGGAGTGTCTTCTTTCGAAGGATGGCGGGACAATTGATGCTATGACCGGATGTACAATCACTTCCAGAGCAGTTGTTAATTCAGTCCGACAAGGACTTGAGGATATAGGTGAAGCCGGATTGTTCTACGATGATATTGCACTGGATGAAGAACCTGCGGAAGGAGGTGCGGAATGAGCCTGATGAAGGATCTCACCAATGGGATTTACAGGGAGAACCCTGTTTTCAAACTCGCTCTGGGAATGTGTCCTTTCCTTGCCGTGACTACTTCTGTTGAGAACGCGCTTGGCATGGGTGCTGCTGCAACATTTGTGCTGATCGCTTCGAATTTTCTGGTCTCACTTTTCCGCAATCTGATTCCGTCGAAGGTCAGGATTCCATGCTATATCGTGATTATCGCGACTTTTGTAACATTGGTTGATATGGTTATGCACGCATATCTCCCTGACCTGCATAAAAGTCTCGGAATTTTCATACCGCTTATCGTTGTGAACTGTATTATTCTCGGCAGAGCGGAGGGTTTTGCCAACAGGCATCCTGTGCTCAGTTCGATCGCCGATGGAATCGGGATGGGTGTCGGCTTCACCATGGCAATGGTTGTTCTCGCGACTTTCAGAGAGCTTCTTGGTAATGGAACATGGTTGAATATAGACGTTCTTGGTTCTGCATTCCGGAACCAGCCATTACTTATAGCGATACTGGCTCCAGGAGCTTTCATACTTCTCAGTTTCATCATGGGGTTCTTCAAGATACTTGAAACCAGAAAAGGAGGTCGTCAATAATGAATGCATCAGCTCTTCTGTCAATGCTGCTTGCGGCCCCTTCATCTGGTAATCAGGGATTTGACCTCGGCAGGATGATGGCGATTATTATTGCTGCTATATTTGTGAACAACTTCGTTCTTTCAAGGTTCCTCGGGATTTGCCCGTTCATCGGAGTATCAAAACAGCTTGATTCAGCGATTGGAATGGGAGCTGCGGTTATCTTCGTCATGACTCTGGCGACCCTTGGCTCCTGGTCCGTTTATAACATGCTCCTCGTTCCTTTGAATCTTGGATATCTCAGGACCATCGCGTTTATTCTGATAATAGCTTCGCTTGTTCAGCTTGTTGAGATGATTCTTCAGAAATTCAGTCCCTCTCTTTACAGGGCGCTTGGTATTTTCCTGCCGCTGATAACTACGAATTGCGCTATCCTCGGAGTGGCCGTACTGAATATCGATGAGAAGTACAGCCTGGGTTATTCTCTGGTGAATGCCATAGCTGCGGGAATAGGTTTCACGCTAGCCTTGATTCTCATGGCTGGTTTAAGACAACGGCTTGAGCTGGCGAATGTACCCCCTGCATTGCGAGGGAAACCGATGGCTTTTCTGATTGCGGGAGTGATGTCTATAGCCTTTCTTGGTTTCGCCGGACTGGGAGGCTGACATGAATGCAGGTCTGATTCTGCTTAAAGTATTGGTAAGTCAGGATTCACTTGGAGATGCAATCGTGAATCCCATAATTGTCCTTGGCGCAATGGGGCTTCTTCTGGGGCTCGGTCTTGCATTCGCAGCATTTAAACTTGCTGTCCCGAAGGATCCGCTGGTAGAAAAGATCAGTGCTCTTTTGCCCGGCGTTAATTGTGGAGGGTGTGCTTATCCGGGTTGTAATCAATTCGCGGAAGCGGTAGCCAAGGGTATTGCACCACCCGGAGGATGCGTTGCAGCGAGTGAATCCATAAATGCTAAAATAGCTGAAGCTGTTGGAGTGGAGTTATCTGACAGTGCGAAACTGGTGGCTCTGGTTCACTGCAACGGCGGACACTCAGCCAGAGATGAATTCGAATATCACGGTCCCCCTGACTGCGTATCCGCTACCCTGATAATGGGCGGTCAGAAAACCTGTTCTTACGGATGCCTTGGATTTGGCGACTGCGTTGAAGTCTGCCTTTTTGATGCTATAGTGATTGGTGAGAATGGTATCCCGATAGTGGACAAGAACGCGTGTACCGGGTGCGGTAAGTGCGTAGAAATCTGTCCGAAGGATATTATTGAACTATGGCCTGTGAACAGGGAAGTTGTTGTTGCCTGTGCAAGTCTTGATAAAGGTGCTATTGCGAGAAAAGCATGTACAATGGCCTGTATCGGATGCAGGAAATGCATAAAAATCTGTCCGGTTGAAGCTATTACCGTTGAGGATTTTCTGGCGGAAATCGATCCCGACAAATGTATCAATTGCGGGGTGTGTGCTACGGTATGTCCAACCGGTGCGATTCTTGATACCGCTCCCGCCAGACCGAAGGCGTATATCGACGGAAGCTGTATCGGATGTACGCTGTGCACAAAGGCATGTCCTGTAGACGCGATTCATGGAGAGCTGAAGGAAAAGCATGAAGTCGACAGTGAGAAGTGCGTCGGCTGCGGTATTTGTGTTTCTACCTGTCCAAAGAACTCCATTCGCATGATAGGGGCAAAATCATACCAGCACGGGCAGGAGTTCAGAGTGTGAAGGAAAACGAGATCAACAGCAGATTGAGAGAGTTACCCGCTGTTCACGAACTTGCAGAAGAGCTTCGGAGTGAAATTCCAGATGCTGCCCCTGCTGCTGTTCGTGAAGCCTGTCGGAAGACACTGGAAGCTGAGCGAGAAAGGATTCTCGATGGAGGCGTCCCCTCTTCAACTGAAGAGTTGAAAAAACATCTGGTCAGTGAGCACAGAAGCCTTACCGATTCGAGCATGAAAAATATTATCAATGCTACAGGTGTAATTCTGCATACCGCCATTGGAAGAGCATGTCTCCCTGAGCGGTCGATTGAGGCAGTATACAGAGTAGCGAAAGGTTACAGTGTGCTTCAATGGGACGAAGAAACCGGCAGAAGAGGACATCGCGATATTCATACAGAGAAACTGATCTGCGAACTGACAGGGTCAGAAGCGGCTACAATTGCCAACAACAATGCAGGCGCTACACTACTGGTTCTTTCCGCTCTGGCGCGGGGCAGAGAGGTAATAGTTTCCAGGGGGCAGCTTGTTGAGATCGGGGGATCTTTCCGGATACCTGAAGTCATGAAACAGAGTGGCGCCCATATGCGGGAAATTGGCTGCACGAACAGAACGCATCTCAAAGATTATCGCGAAGCTGTCAATGAGAATACAGCGGTGATACTTCGTGTTCATCCTTCGAATTACAGGATCAGGGGATTCTCCGGTGAAGTTCCACTGGAGGACCTTGTCAAACTCGGAAGAGAGTCTGATATCCCTGTAGTGGACGATCTTGGAGCTGGTTCATACGTTGATTTGAAGCATTTCGGACTTCCGTCGGAACCTACGGTGCGAAGCAGTATCGAAACCGGCGCAGCGGTTGTTACAAGCTCCGGTGATAAACTGATAGGAGGCCCGCAGTCCGGGATTATATCGGGACAGAAGAAGTACATCGATATGATAAAGAAGCATCCCCTGGCCAGAGCATTGAGAGTTGGGAAACTCACAATAGCCGCGCTGGAGGCCGCTCTTGTCCTTTTCAGAGAAGATCCGGAATACCTTATTGCCAATCATCCCCTTTACAGGATGTTTGCTGTTAAAAAAAGTGAGCTGAAAAAGATTGCGGATGAATTCGTTTCAATGCTTGAACTTCCGAACTCCTGCTCCGTGACTGTCATCGAAACAGACAGTTATGTAGGCAGCGGCGCTCTTCCGGATCATGCCATTCCTTCATGGGGAGCTGCTGTCTCGTGTCCTGATACAGAGCTTCTTGCCCATAGATTGCGCCTTGGGTCACCTGCCGTTGCCTCGCGGATCGAGGATGGTCTCCTGAAATTCGATATGAGAACATTACAGCCGGGTGAAGCCGAAATACTCGCGGCTCTGGTAAATACGCTGGCGGAAGATCTATGGGCGTAATCGTCGGTACTGCCGGTCATATTGATCATGGCAAGAGTTCACTGGTGAAGTATCTCACCGGAACAGATCCCGACAGATTAAAAGAAGAGAAAGAACGGGGAATAACGATCGAGCTTGGATATGTTTTCATGCCAATGCCTGATGGCGATGTACTTTCCTTCATTGATGTTCCCGGACATGAAAAATTCATTCGGCAAATGGTAGCAGGTGTTGCAACAGT is a window from the Candidatus Aegiribacteria sp. genome containing:
- the selA gene encoding L-seryl-tRNA(Sec) selenium transferase, with amino-acid sequence MKENEINSRLRELPAVHELAEELRSEIPDAAPAAVREACRKTLEAERERILDGGVPSSTEELKKHLVSEHRSLTDSSMKNIINATGVILHTAIGRACLPERSIEAVYRVAKGYSVLQWDEETGRRGHRDIHTEKLICELTGSEAATIANNNAGATLLVLSALARGREVIVSRGQLVEIGGSFRIPEVMKQSGAHMREIGCTNRTHLKDYREAVNENTAVILRVHPSNYRIRGFSGEVPLEDLVKLGRESDIPVVDDLGAGSYVDLKHFGLPSEPTVRSSIETGAAVVTSSGDKLIGGPQSGIISGQKKYIDMIKKHPLARALRVGKLTIAALEAALVLFREDPEYLIANHPLYRMFAVKKSELKKIADEFVSMLELPNSCSVTVIETDSYVGSGALPDHAIPSWGAAVSCPDTELLAHRLRLGSPAVASRIEDGLLKFDMRTLQPGEAEILAALVNTLAEDLWA
- a CDS encoding RnfABCDGE type electron transport complex subunit D, with amino-acid sequence MEHKRFELAMSPHVGTHQNTRKIMFDVIIALLPALAAATWFFGPGALLLVALSVATAVLAEYLCLKFMKRPVSFAFDGSAIVTGILLAYNVPPGVPWWLPVLGSAFAIVVAKQAFGGLGHNIVNPALLGRAFLMASFPILMTAGWTAPEEWRNEQNNPWETNGIVQEELLEMPNADAISGATPLNVLKQSFDLDKSADLANEEGNHAEAVELEARASSIRHALSQKSTYLNLLVGRRGGCIGETSVLLLLAGALFLIIRGVLEIRLPLSYLGTVALFAWVFGGSGWFNGDPLFHVLAGGVILGGFFMVSDMVTTPVTPKGRIIFGVGAGLLTMVIRRWGGYPEGCSYSILLMNLVTPLIDRFTRPKIFGEVKEND
- the rsxC gene encoding electron transport complex subunit RsxC, translating into MSRARTFSGGTHPPGNKGLSSGESIRKIPAPDIVRIPLCQHLGAPSKPVVKKGDIVIRGQEIGAQNGFISLPTHSSVNGTVTGIEDYPMPHRRSGPVVVIETESEEGGQIFEKWDDFHDHSPAEIIERVKQAGISGMGGACFPTYVKLSPPPDKKIDTLLINGVECEPYLTADDRLMLERPDDIILGMEILAYTLGVQRCVIGIEVNKPKAIDVMEKKGISVLPLKVKYPQGAEKQLIDAATGREVPAGGLPLDIGVVVQNVATAAAVAGAVRDGEPSIRRIITVTGKGVSSPCNYDACIGTLFTDLIEESGGYSGDVERLISGGPMMGIALYTDGVPVTKGTSGVLALSPQEVRDIAEGPCIRCGKCVDICPLKLVPSMIATAAENDRWGMAKEYGALNCMACGSCSYVCPAGRYLVHYIKKAQDAIRSGQGEGA
- the rsxA gene encoding electron transport complex subunit RsxA, translating into MLLAAPSSGNQGFDLGRMMAIIIAAIFVNNFVLSRFLGICPFIGVSKQLDSAIGMGAAVIFVMTLATLGSWSVYNMLLVPLNLGYLRTIAFILIIASLVQLVEMILQKFSPSLYRALGIFLPLITTNCAILGVAVLNIDEKYSLGYSLVNAIAAGIGFTLALILMAGLRQRLELANVPPALRGKPMAFLIAGVMSIAFLGFAGLGG
- a CDS encoding RnfABCDGE type electron transport complex subunit G, giving the protein MIEMLKLGLVLMLVALIAAVALGIVNSRTAPIIEIQQELEKQNAMSEVAAILMPDDSLAFDSLSISNLENPYSSCDELLQVVKVYVPPDTSRIGYVFIAYGKGYSSTLQTMVAIRMDGRVAGTIILNQQETPGLGANIVIPSKLIEHLIGMTGPECLLSKDGGTIDAMTGCTITSRAVVNSVRQGLEDIGEAGLFYDDIALDEEPAEGGAE
- a CDS encoding electron transport complex subunit E gives rise to the protein MSLMKDLTNGIYRENPVFKLALGMCPFLAVTTSVENALGMGAAATFVLIASNFLVSLFRNLIPSKVRIPCYIVIIATFVTLVDMVMHAYLPDLHKSLGIFIPLIVVNCIILGRAEGFANRHPVLSSIADGIGMGVGFTMAMVVLATFRELLGNGTWLNIDVLGSAFRNQPLLIAILAPGAFILLSFIMGFFKILETRKGGRQ
- a CDS encoding RnfABCDGE type electron transport complex subunit B, with translation MNAGLILLKVLVSQDSLGDAIVNPIIVLGAMGLLLGLGLAFAAFKLAVPKDPLVEKISALLPGVNCGGCAYPGCNQFAEAVAKGIAPPGGCVAASESINAKIAEAVGVELSDSAKLVALVHCNGGHSARDEFEYHGPPDCVSATLIMGGQKTCSYGCLGFGDCVEVCLFDAIVIGENGIPIVDKNACTGCGKCVEICPKDIIELWPVNREVVVACASLDKGAIARKACTMACIGCRKCIKICPVEAITVEDFLAEIDPDKCINCGVCATVCPTGAILDTAPARPKAYIDGSCIGCTLCTKACPVDAIHGELKEKHEVDSEKCVGCGICVSTCPKNSIRMIGAKSYQHGQEFRV
- the nrdR gene encoding transcriptional regulator NrdR; the encoded protein is MKCPRCSSIDDRVIDSRAVRDGEATRRRRECSECGYRFTTYEYIERSFPVVVKNDGRREPFDRHKLEKGIERACEKRPVAAEDLQDLVDRIIAKVTEEFPDEVTGKFIGECAMEFLQEVDQVAYVRFASVYRQFKDVSQFKEELDRLLKD